The Pyrus communis chromosome 2, drPyrComm1.1, whole genome shotgun sequence genome includes a window with the following:
- the LOC137725497 gene encoding transcription factor PIF1-like — protein MNRRVPDFEMDYDYLLPTTSALNRPRKSTMPEDDIMELLWQNGQVVMQSQNQRSSVNSKRSHQSKYDVVLPDDGGGITRPTPQPQPQPPAQNPHLFMQDDEMASWLQYPLVDDPFSAGLLYPDSTTSEHRTPQVLGPAPAPAPASRPPIHRPRRTELQNFLQSDRTNNNRPMMSETAPSSSKKSVVRETTTVVDSSDTPLVGPSSRALDSRPDGAGGGLANGATSLTAATAATAATSFPGKEVTTCEMSLTSSPGGSSASASESTEPESAPKPPLTADNRKRQRKGREAAAADDAEFQSKDVEFESGNGKKQVRGSTSSTKRSRAAEVHNLSERRRRDRINEKMKALQELIPRCNKSDKASMLDEAIVYLKSLQLQVQMMSMGYGMIPMMFPGVQQMMSVPMGMGIGMGMGMGMEMAGISRPMMPFPNVIAGSPMPTAAAAHMGPRFPIPPFHMQPIPASDPTGVPAVNQTDQMINSLGAQNPNQSHMPNFADPYQQFFSPQQMQLPLQHKQAMPQPTTGKPSSNRRPETHENHQSG, from the exons GCCGGAAGACGATATCATGGAGCTGCTATGGCAGAACGGCCAAGTCGTGATGCAGAGCCAGAACCAGAGGTCTTCAGTCAATAGTAAAAGATCGCACCAGTCCAAATACGACGTCGTATTGCCCGACGACGGGGGCGGCATCACCAGACCGACCCCCCAACCCCAACCCCAACCGCCGGCCCAGAACCCGCACCTGTTTATGCAAGACGATGAAATGGCCTCGTGGCTTCAGTACCCGCTCGTCGACGACCCCTTCTCCGCTGGCCTCCTCTATCCCGATTCCACCACCTCCGAGCACCGGACGCCCCAGGTTTTGGGGCCGGCGCCGGCGCCGGCGCCAGCTTCGAGGCCGCCGATCCACCGCCCGAGGAGGACCGAGCTCCAGAACTTCCTGCAGTCCGACAGGACCAACAACAACAGGCCTATGATGTCGGAAACGGCGCCGTCGAGCTCGAAGAAGAGCGTGGTAAGGGAGACGACGACGGTGGTGGATTCCAGCGACACTCCGCTGGTGGGCCCAAGCTCTAGGGCTTTGGATTCTAGGCCCGACGGCGCTGGTGGCGGCTTGGCTAATGGAGCGACGTCGTTAACCGCTGCAACCGCTGCAACCGCTGCGACGTCGTTTCCTGGAAAAGAAGTGACCACGTGTGAGATGTCGCTGACGTCGTCTCCAGGAGGCTCCAGCGCGAGCGCCAGTGAGAGCACCGAGCCAGAGTCGGCTCCCAAGCCGCCGCTGACTGCCGATAACCGGAAGCGCCAGCGGAAAGGGAGGGAAGCCGCCGCCGCCGACGACGCCGAGTTTCAAAGCAAG GATGTCGAGTTTGAATCTGGCAATGGAAAGAAACAAGTCCGAGGATCGACATCATCTACAAAGAGATCGCGAGCTGCAGAGGTCCACAATCTCTCCGAGAGG AGACGTCGAGATAGAATAAATGAAAAGATGAAGGCTTTACAAGAACTAATACCTCGATGCAACAAG TCGGACAAAGCATCAATGCTGGATGAAGCAATTGTGTACTTGAAATCTCTCCAGTTACAAGTACAG ATGATGTCCATGGGATACGGCATGATCCCTATGATGTTTCCTGGAGTTCAGCAGATGATGTCCGTGCCCATGGGGATGGGAATTGGAATGGGCATGGGCATGGGAATGGAAATGGCCGGCATCAGTCGCCCAATGATGCCATTTCCAAATGTAATAGCCGGTTCACCCATGCCAACAGCAGCTGCTGCACATATGGGACCTAGGTTCCCTATACCACCATTTCACATGCAGCCTATTCCTGCAAGTGATCCTACCGGAGTTCCAGCAGTCAACCAGACAGATCAAATGATAAACTCGCTCGGGGCACAAAATCCAAACCAATCACACATGCCAAATTTTGCAGATCCTTACCAGCAGTTTTTCAGTCCCCAACAGATGCAGTTGCCACTGCAGCAC AAGCAAGCAATGCCCCAGCCAACTACTGGCAAGCCGAGTTCCAATAGGAGACCCGAAACTCATGAAAACCATCAATCAG GTTAA
- the LOC137725498 gene encoding uncharacterized protein isoform X2, which produces MGPRVVCQVCNEAQSKYKCPSCRAPYCSVPCFKKHKENPCALPVSSEEKPPTPELLVERPLLVEEPSQVLQRPQLEAIASSSELHSALKDENLRKLILSIDSSPDAEKELEKAMGVDVFRVFTDKILSTIETSSSSANANT; this is translated from the exons ATGGGTCCTCGAGTAGTGTGCCAAGTCTGCAACGAAGCACAATCCAAATACAAGTGCCCCTCCTGCCGCGCACCTTA TTGTTCTGTGCCCTGCTTCAAGAAGCACAAGG AAAACCCATGTGCTCTTCCAGTTTCTTCCGAGGAAAAACCACCAA CTCCAGAGCTACTGGTAGAGAGGCCATTACTTGTGGAGGAACCGAGCCAAGTGCTGCAAAGGCCGCAACTCGAGGCGATAG CTTCTTCCAGTGAACTTCACAGTGCTTTGAAAGATGAGAACCTTCGGAAACTCATTTTGAGTATAGATTCTTCTCCAGATGCTGAGAAG GAACTTGAGAAAGCTATGGGCGTGGACGTGTTTCGCGTATTTACCGACAAG ATCCTATCTACCATCGAGACATCTTCGTCTTCAGCAAAtgcaaacacatga
- the LOC137725498 gene encoding uncharacterized protein isoform X1: MGPRVVCQVCNEAQSKYKCPSCRAPYCSVPCFKKHKENPCALPVSSEEKPPTAAPELLVERPLLVEEPSQVLQRPQLEAIASSSELHSALKDENLRKLILSIDSSPDAEKELEKAMGVDVFRVFTDKILSTIETSSSSANANT; the protein is encoded by the exons ATGGGTCCTCGAGTAGTGTGCCAAGTCTGCAACGAAGCACAATCCAAATACAAGTGCCCCTCCTGCCGCGCACCTTA TTGTTCTGTGCCCTGCTTCAAGAAGCACAAGG AAAACCCATGTGCTCTTCCAGTTTCTTCCGAGGAAAAACCACCAA CTGCAGCTCCAGAGCTACTGGTAGAGAGGCCATTACTTGTGGAGGAACCGAGCCAAGTGCTGCAAAGGCCGCAACTCGAGGCGATAG CTTCTTCCAGTGAACTTCACAGTGCTTTGAAAGATGAGAACCTTCGGAAACTCATTTTGAGTATAGATTCTTCTCCAGATGCTGAGAAG GAACTTGAGAAAGCTATGGGCGTGGACGTGTTTCGCGTATTTACCGACAAG ATCCTATCTACCATCGAGACATCTTCGTCTTCAGCAAAtgcaaacacatga